Proteins encoded together in one Caballeronia sp. NK8 window:
- a CDS encoding helix-turn-helix domain-containing protein — MASTGSEGKAGDFTATGAAPPRVGETIQRLRNERRLTLDDLSRAAGVSKSMLSEIERDKANPTIAVAWRLTNALGISLDQLFAQQRPVEAIRIAGPHEIPTLSGDNGGYQLRVWGPIELAGKFEWYELTLQSGAALTSNAHEPRTREHLTVLNGSIEVEASGTTRRLKAGETARYAADEAHAIRNVGRADARALLVVVHG, encoded by the coding sequence ATGGCAAGCACGGGTTCGGAAGGAAAAGCAGGCGACTTCACGGCGACCGGTGCGGCGCCGCCGCGCGTCGGAGAAACGATTCAACGATTACGCAATGAAAGACGATTGACGCTGGACGATCTGTCGCGGGCCGCCGGCGTGTCGAAGTCGATGTTGTCGGAAATCGAGCGCGACAAGGCCAATCCGACCATCGCGGTCGCCTGGAGACTGACCAACGCGCTCGGCATCAGTCTGGATCAGTTGTTCGCGCAACAAAGACCGGTCGAGGCGATCCGCATCGCCGGACCGCACGAAATACCCACGCTGAGCGGCGACAACGGCGGCTATCAGTTGCGCGTGTGGGGCCCGATAGAACTCGCGGGCAAATTCGAGTGGTACGAACTCACGTTGCAATCGGGCGCGGCGCTCACGTCGAACGCGCATGAACCCCGCACCCGCGAACATCTCACCGTCCTGAACGGATCGATTGAAGTGGAGGCCTCGGGGACAACGCGGCGGCTCAAGGCTGGAGAAACGGCGCGCTATGCAGCGGATGAAGCGCACGCGATCCGCAATGTGGGCCGTGCCGATGCCCGAGCATTGCTGGTGGTCGTTCACGGCTGA
- a CDS encoding YceI family protein, translating to MKFYKRVVSFLAAAALTACTPLQVVTHRVSSNEASVPPGHYQLDPHHWNVSFDVDHFRYSRFVIRFDKTTAQLDWNADGMSGSSVRATIDASSVNTNVPLLDRMLKGPDMFDVARYPDIVFASTAFQRTEDDKGVLTGDLTIRGTTKPVTLNVTFNGHAVNPLTKQETLGFSADGHFSRAQFGLTTWYPAVGDDVHVAIQAEFSKAPADAAQAATAVQSRMTLPLSPESIVSNAR from the coding sequence ATGAAGTTTTATAAGCGTGTCGTTTCGTTTCTGGCTGCTGCCGCGCTGACGGCTTGCACGCCGCTACAAGTGGTCACGCATCGCGTGTCGTCGAACGAGGCGAGCGTGCCGCCGGGGCACTATCAGCTCGATCCGCATCACTGGAACGTGTCGTTCGACGTCGATCATTTCCGCTATTCGCGCTTCGTGATCCGATTCGACAAGACAACGGCGCAGCTCGACTGGAATGCGGACGGCATGTCCGGAAGCTCGGTGCGCGCGACCATCGATGCGTCTAGCGTCAATACCAATGTGCCGTTGCTCGATCGTATGCTGAAAGGGCCGGATATGTTCGATGTGGCGCGCTATCCGGACATCGTCTTCGCCAGTACGGCTTTCCAGCGCACCGAAGACGACAAGGGCGTGTTGACGGGCGATCTGACGATACGCGGGACGACTAAGCCAGTCACGCTCAACGTGACTTTCAACGGCCACGCGGTCAACCCGCTGACAAAGCAGGAAACGCTGGGCTTTTCAGCCGACGGACATTTCAGCCGCGCGCAGTTCGGATTGACGACGTGGTATCCGGCCGTCGGCGACGATGTGCACGTCGCCATTCAGGCCGAATTTTCGAAAGCGCCAGCGGACGCCGCTCAGGCTGCGACCGCAGTCCAGTCGAGGATGACCTTGCCGCTATCGCCCGAGAGCATCGTGTCGAATGCGCGCTGA
- a CDS encoding DUF2471 family protein yields MESNGENLSRKQFSRAVRDLERITRQVAGRYIDQGVPLTWRLLHAIEAEAVADLGFAGRHEPALRELFARPDNFHFPETDDVVDVACSDALPAVFAFAVDAYERAARHGRPQLAIAAH; encoded by the coding sequence ATGGAGTCGAACGGCGAAAATCTAAGCAGGAAGCAGTTCTCCCGTGCGGTGCGCGACCTCGAGCGCATCACGCGTCAAGTAGCGGGGCGTTACATCGACCAGGGCGTGCCGCTGACGTGGCGGCTGCTGCATGCCATCGAGGCCGAGGCTGTGGCGGACCTGGGTTTTGCCGGACGGCATGAACCCGCGTTACGCGAATTGTTCGCGCGGCCCGATAACTTTCATTTCCCCGAAACGGACGATGTAGTCGACGTCGCCTGCTCCGACGCCTTGCCAGCCGTGTTCGCCTTCGCGGTCGACGCCTACGAGCGTGCCGCCCGACACGGCCGACCGCAACTCGCCATCGCCGCCCACTGA
- a CDS encoding glycine C-acetyltransferase, with protein MKDRYLSHLRSTLDEIRAAGFYKSERVIASPQASGIRLANGSDVLNFCANNYLGLADDRRLIEAAKAGLDADGFGMASVRFICGTQTVHKELEHAIAQFLQTDDAILYSSCFDANGGLFETLLSEEDAIISDELNHASIIDGVRLSKARRLRYKNNDLADLEARLQEADAAGARFKLIATDGVFSMDGIIADLAGICDLADRYGALVMVDDSHAVGFIGGNGRGTPEHCGVLDRVDIITGTLGKALGGASGGYVAAHQEIIDLLRQRSRPYLFSNTLAPSIAAASLKVLELLESDEGATLRQRVRENGAHFRRAMSSLGFDLVPGEHPIIPVMLGDAQLASKMADALLEEGVYVIGFSYPVVPKGRARIRTQMSAAHTAEQIDRAVDAFARVGRSLGVIR; from the coding sequence ATGAAAGATCGATACCTCTCCCATCTTCGCTCGACGCTCGACGAGATCCGCGCCGCGGGGTTCTATAAATCGGAGCGCGTGATCGCGAGTCCGCAGGCATCGGGCATTCGGCTCGCGAACGGCAGCGACGTGCTCAACTTCTGCGCGAACAACTACCTCGGACTGGCGGACGATCGTCGCCTCATCGAGGCTGCGAAGGCCGGTCTCGACGCCGACGGTTTCGGCATGGCGTCCGTGCGCTTCATCTGCGGCACGCAGACCGTCCACAAGGAACTCGAACACGCGATCGCGCAATTTCTTCAGACCGATGACGCGATCCTCTATTCGAGCTGCTTCGACGCGAACGGCGGTCTGTTCGAAACGCTGCTGAGCGAAGAAGACGCGATCATCAGCGACGAACTCAACCACGCCAGCATCATCGACGGTGTGCGCCTGTCGAAAGCGCGGCGCCTGCGCTACAAGAACAACGACCTCGCGGATCTCGAAGCCAGGTTGCAAGAAGCCGACGCCGCCGGCGCGCGCTTCAAGCTGATTGCGACTGACGGCGTTTTCTCGATGGACGGCATCATCGCCGACCTCGCGGGCATTTGCGATCTCGCCGATCGCTACGGCGCGCTCGTCATGGTCGATGACTCGCACGCTGTCGGTTTCATCGGCGGAAACGGACGCGGCACGCCGGAGCATTGCGGCGTGCTCGATCGCGTGGACATCATCACCGGAACGCTGGGCAAGGCACTCGGTGGCGCGTCGGGCGGTTATGTCGCTGCGCATCAGGAGATCATCGACTTGTTGCGCCAGCGCAGCCGGCCGTATCTTTTTTCGAACACGTTGGCGCCGAGCATCGCGGCGGCATCGCTGAAAGTGCTCGAACTGCTTGAGAGCGATGAAGGTGCGACCCTGCGCCAGCGCGTACGCGAAAACGGCGCGCACTTCCGCCGCGCGATGTCATCGCTCGGCTTTGATCTCGTTCCGGGTGAACATCCGATCATTCCGGTCATGCTTGGCGATGCGCAACTCGCCTCGAAGATGGCCGATGCGTTGCTCGAGGAAGGCGTCTATGTGATCGGCTTTTCCTACCCGGTGGTGCCCAAGGGACGCGCGCGCATCCGTACGCAGATGAGCGCGGCGCACACGGCCGAACAGATCGATCGCGCGGTCGATGCGTTCGCGCGCGTCGGCCGATCGCTCGGCGTCATCCGCTGA
- a CDS encoding PLP-dependent aminotransferase family protein: MRHEKPSLSATLANNLARQITEGVLRAGDKLPSIREYAEANGCSKNTVISAFDTLTANGLIEPRRGAGFYVASVVKPQPHDEDAPTLDRAMDSVWLMREQLQSKPDFLNLGEGFPPVAWLEETRLDHFHQRVVRTGVASLFRYGSRFGYLPLRQHLQQKLAGYEIEAAPQQIVLTHGANQAMDMVVRYFVRAGDTVLVDDPGYYALFGKLKLSGANIVGVPRGVDGPDIAALEECLKTHRPRLFFTQSVGHNPTATDISAAKAHRILQLAEAHDLIVVENDALADLKPRSATRISALDQLRRTIYIGSFSKSVSAALRVGFLACDADLASDLADVKMLTHVSSSEYCERTLDAIVSDGHFLRHTNRLQDRLKRATATGVEALTRLNATIFKVSDQSLYLWARLPGRDDSIAFAKEMLDKHVILAPGTIFAAHANSVSPWCRFNVAYLNDPRFERALG, from the coding sequence ATGCGGCATGAGAAGCCGAGCCTGTCGGCGACACTCGCGAACAATCTCGCCAGACAGATCACCGAAGGTGTCCTGCGCGCGGGAGACAAACTCCCGTCGATCAGGGAATACGCTGAGGCCAATGGATGCTCGAAGAACACCGTCATCAGCGCGTTCGACACGCTGACGGCGAACGGTCTCATCGAGCCTCGGCGCGGCGCGGGCTTTTACGTCGCGAGCGTGGTGAAGCCTCAACCACACGACGAAGACGCGCCCACGCTCGATCGCGCAATGGATTCCGTGTGGCTCATGCGCGAACAGTTGCAGAGCAAGCCGGACTTTCTCAATCTCGGCGAAGGCTTTCCGCCGGTCGCATGGCTCGAAGAAACGCGGCTCGATCACTTCCATCAGCGCGTGGTGCGAACGGGTGTCGCGTCGCTGTTTCGCTATGGCAGCCGTTTCGGCTATCTGCCTTTACGTCAGCATTTGCAGCAGAAGCTCGCCGGCTACGAGATCGAAGCCGCGCCGCAGCAGATCGTCCTCACGCACGGCGCGAATCAGGCGATGGACATGGTCGTGCGTTACTTCGTGCGCGCAGGCGACACCGTGCTCGTCGACGATCCGGGTTATTACGCGCTGTTCGGCAAGCTCAAGCTGTCGGGCGCGAATATCGTCGGCGTGCCGCGCGGTGTCGACGGGCCGGATATCGCCGCGCTCGAAGAATGCCTGAAGACGCATCGGCCACGGCTCTTTTTCACGCAGTCGGTCGGACACAATCCGACCGCGACGGACATCAGCGCGGCAAAGGCGCATCGCATCCTGCAACTTGCGGAGGCGCACGATCTGATCGTGGTCGAGAACGACGCCCTCGCCGATCTCAAGCCGCGCTCGGCCACGCGCATCAGCGCGCTTGATCAGTTGCGTCGCACGATTTATATCGGCAGCTTTTCTAAGTCGGTGTCAGCTGCGCTGCGCGTGGGCTTTCTCGCCTGCGATGCCGATCTCGCCAGCGATCTCGCCGACGTGAAGATGCTCACGCATGTGAGCAGCAGTGAGTATTGCGAGCGCACGCTCGATGCGATCGTGAGCGATGGTCATTTCCTGCGCCACACGAATCGCTTGCAGGACCGCCTCAAGCGTGCGACGGCGACGGGCGTCGAAGCGCTGACGCGTCTGAACGCGACCATCTTCAAGGTCAGCGACCAGAGTCTTTATCTATGGGCGCGTTTGCCGGGGCGCGACGATTCCATCGCGTTCGCGAAAGAGATGCTGGACAAGCATGTGATTCTCGCGCCGGGGACGATCTTCGCGGCGCATGCGAACAGCGTGTCGCCGTGGTGCCGCTTCAATGTTGCTTATTTGAATGATCCGAGATTCGAAAGGGCGTTGGGGTGA
- the tdh gene encoding L-threonine 3-dehydrogenase: protein MKALAKLERAPGLTLTRVKRPEVGHNDVLIRIRKTAICGTDIHIWKWDEWAQKTIPVPMHVGHEYVGEIMEMGQEVRGFAIGDRVSGEGHITCGFCRNCRAGRRHLCRNTVGVGVNREGAFAEYLVIPAFNAFKIPADISDDLAAIFDPFGNATHTALSFNLVGEDVLITGAGPIGVMAAAIARHVGARNVVITDVNDYRLELARKMGATRAVNVANEDLRDVMSELGMTEGFDVGLEMSGVPSAFTAMLESMNHGGKVALLGIPPAQTAIDWNQVIFKGLEIKGIYGREMFETWYKMVAMLQSGLDLSPILTHTFPVDDYQRAFDTMLSGDSGKVILDWTAVAA, encoded by the coding sequence ATGAAAGCCCTCGCCAAACTCGAACGCGCACCCGGTCTCACGTTGACGCGCGTGAAGCGGCCCGAAGTCGGCCATAATGACGTCCTTATCCGAATCCGCAAGACTGCGATCTGCGGCACCGACATCCACATCTGGAAATGGGACGAATGGGCGCAGAAGACGATTCCCGTGCCGATGCATGTCGGTCATGAGTACGTCGGCGAGATCATGGAGATGGGGCAGGAAGTGCGCGGCTTCGCCATCGGCGATCGTGTGTCCGGCGAAGGCCATATCACCTGCGGGTTCTGTCGCAACTGTCGCGCGGGCCGTCGCCATCTGTGCCGCAACACGGTGGGCGTCGGCGTGAACCGCGAGGGTGCGTTCGCCGAATATCTCGTGATTCCCGCCTTCAACGCGTTCAAGATTCCGGCCGATATCTCCGATGACCTCGCCGCGATCTTCGATCCTTTCGGCAACGCGACGCACACCGCGCTCTCGTTCAACCTCGTCGGCGAGGATGTGCTGATCACCGGCGCGGGTCCTATCGGCGTGATGGCCGCGGCGATCGCGCGGCATGTCGGCGCGCGCAATGTCGTCATCACCGACGTGAACGACTACCGGCTCGAACTCGCGCGCAAGATGGGCGCGACGCGCGCGGTCAACGTGGCGAACGAAGATCTTCGCGACGTAATGAGCGAACTCGGCATGACCGAGGGCTTCGACGTCGGTCTGGAAATGTCCGGCGTGCCGAGCGCGTTCACGGCGATGCTCGAATCGATGAATCACGGCGGCAAGGTCGCGCTGCTCGGCATACCGCCGGCGCAAACGGCGATCGACTGGAATCAGGTGATTTTCAAGGGGCTCGAAATCAAAGGCATCTACGGACGCGAGATGTTCGAGACCTGGTACAAGATGGTCGCGATGCTGCAAAGCGGCCTGGACCTGTCGCCGATCCTGACGCACACCTTTCCCGTCGACGACTATCAGCGCGCATTCGACACGATGCTCTCGGGCGATAGCGGCAAGGTCATCCTCGACTGGACTGCGGTCGCAGCCTGA
- a CDS encoding CsbD family protein translates to MNKDQVEGVGKQVKGKINEGVGKMTGDKAQEAKGDLQQAAGKVQKGVGDAREDLKDSVKKNP, encoded by the coding sequence ATGAACAAGGATCAAGTAGAAGGCGTTGGCAAGCAGGTCAAGGGCAAGATCAACGAGGGCGTCGGGAAAATGACCGGGGACAAGGCTCAGGAAGCCAAGGGCGATTTGCAGCAGGCGGCCGGCAAAGTTCAAAAGGGCGTGGGTGATGCACGCGAAGACCTGAAGGACAGTGTCAAGAAGAACCCGTAA